From a single Miscanthus floridulus cultivar M001 chromosome 8, ASM1932011v1, whole genome shotgun sequence genomic region:
- the LOC136478179 gene encoding thioredoxin-like 3-1, chloroplastic isoform X1, with translation MALLAPSPRALCVREAAAAAPHPHSSVGAACSTVGGGASGRALWLWNGGGTGRRRRERRERVRVEAYFWDVSKPVEMEEIDSMEKLDDALRWSVENNQPVIIDWMASWCRKCIYLMPRMEKIAGEYPGVRFYFIDVNKVPQAVVKRGNVTKMPTIQLWKDGEWKAEVIGGHKAWLVMDEQEATTTCGTYIHRRRNSKHVVIKNQIIQSSQFCSIDISTRFHPFLNDGQINYLHAAQKSRPFQSSRAALLRDDDAAGDGNGEASSVPTGTSESGASTRLTLMERMGRKLRDLSRPPSLEKTSEELRRMR, from the exons ATGGCGCTCCTCGCGCCGAGCCCGCGCGCGCTCTGCGTGCgggaggccgcggcggcggcgccgcatcCGCACTCGTCGGTGGGCGCCGCGTGCTCAACGGTCGGCGGCGGGGCGTCCGGGCGGGCGCTGTGGCTGTGGAACGGCGGAGGGACGGGGAGGAGGCGGAGGGAGCGCCGGGAGAGGGTCCGGGTGGAGGCATACTTCTGGGACGTGTCGAAGCCGGTGGAGATGGAGGAGATCGACAGCATGGAGAAGCTCGACGACGCGCTAAGGTGGTCCGTCGAGAACAACCAGCCCGTCATCATCGACTG GATGGCAAGTTGGTGTCGGAAATGCATCTACCTGATGCCCAGAATGGAGAAGATAGCAGGAGAATATCCTGG AGTCAGGTTTTACTTCATTGATGTTAATAAAGTTCCACAAGCGGTGGTGAAAAGAGGAAATGTAACT AAAATGCCCACTATTCAG CTATGGAAGGATGGAGAGTGGAAAGCAGAAGTAATAGGAGGCCACAAAGCTTGGCTTGTGATGGATGAG CAAGAGGCAACAACAACATGTGGTACGTATATTCACAGGAGGAGAAACAGCAAGCATGTTGTTATAAAGAATCAAATAATCCAGTCTTCCCAATTCTGCTCAATCGATATATCTACGAGATTCCATCCATTTCTA AACGACGGCCAAATAAACTACCTCCACGCTGCCCAGAAGTCGCGGCCATTTCAATCCTCGCGGGCAGCCCTGCTGCGCGACGACGACGCGGCGGGCGACGGCAACGGCGAGGCCTCGTCGGTGCCGACGGGGACGTCGGAGAGCGGCGCCAGCACGCGCCTGACGCTCATGGAGCGCATGGGGCGGAAGCTGAGGGACCTGAGCCGGCCGCCGTCCTTGGAGAAGACGTCGGAGGAGCTGCGGAGGATGAGGTAG
- the LOC136478179 gene encoding thioredoxin-like 3-1, chloroplastic isoform X2 translates to MALLAPSPRALCVREAAAAAPHPHSSVGAACSTVGGGASGRALWLWNGGGTGRRRRERRERVRVEAYFWDVSKPVEMEEIDSMEKLDDALRWSVENNQPVIIDWMASWCRKCIYLMPRMEKIAGEYPGVRFYFIDVNKVPQAVVKRGNVTKMPTIQLWKDGEWKAEVIGGHKAWLVMDEFSVSMLELEEF, encoded by the exons ATGGCGCTCCTCGCGCCGAGCCCGCGCGCGCTCTGCGTGCgggaggccgcggcggcggcgccgcatcCGCACTCGTCGGTGGGCGCCGCGTGCTCAACGGTCGGCGGCGGGGCGTCCGGGCGGGCGCTGTGGCTGTGGAACGGCGGAGGGACGGGGAGGAGGCGGAGGGAGCGCCGGGAGAGGGTCCGGGTGGAGGCATACTTCTGGGACGTGTCGAAGCCGGTGGAGATGGAGGAGATCGACAGCATGGAGAAGCTCGACGACGCGCTAAGGTGGTCCGTCGAGAACAACCAGCCCGTCATCATCGACTG GATGGCAAGTTGGTGTCGGAAATGCATCTACCTGATGCCCAGAATGGAGAAGATAGCAGGAGAATATCCTGG AGTCAGGTTTTACTTCATTGATGTTAATAAAGTTCCACAAGCGGTGGTGAAAAGAGGAAATGTAACT AAAATGCCCACTATTCAG CTATGGAAGGATGGAGAGTGGAAAGCAGAAGTAATAGGAGGCCACAAAGCTTGGCTTGTGATGGATGAG TTCTCTGTGTCTATGTTGGAACTAGAAGAATTTTGA
- the LOC136474992 gene encoding protein trichome birefringence-like 1, translated as MKGAWKQSGVAAVADHLGGAGLLGRARPVRLCLYGLALTFAGFAVFLAFAPTLPVPPASSPAAAWFDGLIASASPCRTQVSGFLSSLFPANSTSTVPPGGVAARRAGPSGGGFAASGSRGNGSSAARPGGEQLGSGGGVPPSSVGAGEAPSGKEAPVPRDATAAVPSGAPPDDHVQGGAEAKHSAGSAAAEAKGGPHPALPSGGSAQNGTSAKGGVPVRINGSDDTSASSVDAGDGNRIRASARNAAGSTHQLGSGTAALLGNGTAVAFINQTASAVAAAMDSNGRAAAGNNQTVLIQVPAGNKNQSSAASDGSNSSPANKQNESTASPQGSTSPVKDQSARGATPTASNNSAVPMKADANAGRRMKVDWIENMASCDMFYGNWVRDDSYPLYPSGSCPHVDESFNCHLNGRPDKAYERLRWQPSGCRIPRLNPTDMLERLRGKRLVFVGDSLNRNMWESLICILRNSVKDKGKVFEVSGRSQFRAEGSYSFLFQDYNCSVEFFRSPFLVQEWEMPISNGKGTRETLRLDIIDSAFPRYKNADIIIFNTGHWWTHDKTSLGKDYYQEGNRVYSELDVHDAFRRALNTWAKWVDSNVNPKKTTVFFRGYSASHFSGGQWNSGGSCDKETEPIMNDQYLTPYPTKMSILEEVLHGMKTPVVYLNITRMTDYRKEAHPSVYRKQKLTEEERKSPELYQDCSHWCLPGVPDSWNELLYAQILLKQEHTMQQ; from the exons ATGAAGGGCGCGTGGAAGCAGAGCGGCGTGGCGGCCGTGGCCGACCACCTCGGCGGAGCAGGGCTCCTCGGGCGCGCGCGGCCCGTCAGGCTCTGCCTCTACGGCCTCGCGCTCACCTTCGCCGGGTTCGCGGTCTTCCTCGCCTTCGCGCCCACCCTCCCCGTGCCGCCAGCCTCGTCGCCAGCCGCGGCGTGGTTCGACGGCCTGATCGCCTCCGCGTCTCCGTGCCGCACGCAGGTCTCGGGCTTCCTCTCTTCCCTGTTCCCCGCCAACTCCACCTCCACGGTGCCTCCTGGTGGCGTCGCGGCGAGGCGTGCCGGGCCGAGCGGCGGTGGGTTCGCGGCGAGCGGTTCCCGAGGCAATGGCTCCAGCGCGGCTCGGCCCGGCGGGGAGCAATTGGGAAGCGGAGGTGGAGTTCCGCCCAGCAGCGTAGGCGCAGGCGAAGCTCCCAGTGGCAAGGAAGCGCCAGTTCCTCGGGATGCTACTGCGGCGGTGCCGAGCGGCGCGCCGCCCGATGATCACGTGCAAGGTGGTGCCGAAGCCAAACATTCCGCCGGGAGTGCCGCTGCCGAGGCGAAGGGTGGGCCTCATCCTGCACTCCCGAGCGGTGGTTCAGCCCAGAATGGCACATCGGCGAAAGGAGGCGTGCCTGTTCGGATCAACGGCTCCGACGACACGAGCGCGAGTTCCGTGGATGCCGGAGATGGCAACAGGATTAGAGCAAGTGCAAGGAATGCTGCCGGCTCCACGCACCAATTGGGAAGCGGAACTGCAGCTTTATTAGGCAACGGTACCGCTGTTGCATTCATTAATCAGACTGCGAGTGCAGTTGCAGCGGCCATGGACAGCAATGGAAGAGCAGCTGCAGGCAACAACCAGACCGTCCTAATTCAGGTTCCTGCAGGTAACAAGAACCAGAGTTCAGCTGCTTCAGATGGAAGCAATAGTAGTCCAGCCAATAAGCAGAATGAATCAACTGCTAGTCCTCAGGGGAGCACTAGTCCGGTGAAAGATCAGTCTGCACGAGGGGCCACCCCAACAGCCAGTAACAACAGTGCTGTGCCGATGAAAGCAGATGCTAATGCCGGTCGGCGCATGAAGGTTGATTGGATTGAGAACATGGCCAGCTGCGACATGTTCTACGGGAATTGGGTCCGAGATGACTCGTATCCTCTGTATCCTTCGGGATCATGCCCTCACGTCGATGAGTCCTTCAACTGCCACCTCAACGGCCGGCCTGACAAAGCTTACGAGAGGCTCCGGTGGCAACCCAGCGGGTGCAGAATCCCAAG ATTGAACCCAACTGATATGTTGGAGAGGCTGAGGGGGAAGAGGCTGGTGTTTGTCGGTGATTCGCTCAACAGGAACATGTGGGAATCTCTGATCTGTATCTTGAGGAATTCTGTCAAAGACAAGGGTAAGGTTTTTGAGGTATCCGGCAGGAGCCAATTCAGGGCTGAGGGCTCCTACTCTTTCTTGTTCCAG gactacaaTTGCAGTGTGGAGTTCTTCCGCTCCCCTTTCCTTGTTCAGGAATGGGAGATGCCAATCAGCAATGGAAAGGGTACCCGGGAAACTCTCAGGCTTGACATTATCGATTCAGCGTTTCCGAGGTACAAGAACGCAGATATCATTATCTTCAATACTGGTCACTGGTGGACGCATGACAAAACTTCTCTAGG GAAAGATTACTACCAAGAGGGCAACCGCGTGTACAGTGAGCTGGATGTCCATGATGCCTTTCGGAGAGCTCTCAACACCTGGGCCAAGTGGGTTGATTCCAATGTAAACCCCAAGAAAACTACTGTGTTTTTCAGAGGCTACTCAGCATCCCATTTCAG TGGGGGTCAATGGAATTCAGGCGGCAGTTGTGACAAGGAAACAGAGCCAATAATGAATGACCAGTACCTCACGCCATACCCAACAAAGATGAGCATTTTGGAGGAGGTGCTCCATGGGATGAAAACACCCGTTGTGTACCTGAACATAACAAGGATGACTGACTACAGGAAGGAGGCCCATCCTTCAGTCTATCGCAAGCAGAAGTTGACTGAAGAGGAGAGAAAATCGCCTGAGCTATACCAGGACTGCAGCCACTGGTGCCTTCCTGGAGTACCGGACTCCTGGAACGAGCTTCTCTACGCACAGATTTTGCTGAAACAGGAGCATACGATGCAACAATAA